The following coding sequences are from one Microbacterium sp. SORGH_AS_0969 window:
- a CDS encoding aminodeoxychorismate lyase — protein MALRFALMIDPVASDDRRESFDDAFTVVDPLGPALPLGELSAQRGDGVFESLGVVDGHAQEVGPHLDRLAHSAHLLDLPAPNAAQWRAAIARVAAEAGPGESVIKLILSRGVEEGASPTAWVTLATAPENTRARTEGVRVVTLDRGYQLDVPWRAPWLLLGAKTLSYAVNMAAIREAKRRGADDAVFVTTDGYVLEAPTASVILRSGNRFVTPEPAAGILHGTTQRSLFTHLAQRGFSTVYEPVLLSDLRAADAAWLLSSVRLAAPISAVDGVDKSVDRDLTDELNAYLLSPRD, from the coding sequence ATGGCTTTACGTTTCGCCCTCATGATCGACCCCGTGGCATCCGATGATCGACGCGAGAGCTTCGACGACGCCTTCACCGTGGTCGACCCGCTCGGTCCGGCGCTGCCTCTCGGCGAGCTGAGCGCGCAGCGCGGCGACGGCGTCTTCGAGTCACTCGGTGTGGTCGACGGGCACGCTCAAGAGGTCGGTCCGCACCTGGATCGGCTTGCGCATTCCGCGCACCTGCTCGACCTCCCGGCGCCGAACGCGGCGCAGTGGCGGGCGGCGATCGCGCGCGTCGCCGCCGAAGCCGGGCCGGGGGAGAGCGTGATCAAGCTCATTCTCAGCCGGGGCGTCGAGGAGGGGGCGTCGCCGACCGCGTGGGTCACCCTCGCCACCGCGCCCGAAAACACGCGCGCGCGCACCGAAGGGGTGCGCGTCGTCACCCTCGATCGCGGTTACCAGCTCGATGTCCCCTGGCGCGCGCCGTGGCTGCTGCTCGGGGCGAAGACGCTCTCCTACGCCGTCAACATGGCCGCGATCCGCGAGGCGAAGCGGCGGGGAGCCGACGACGCCGTGTTCGTCACGACCGACGGTTACGTGCTCGAGGCGCCCACGGCATCCGTCATCCTCCGCTCCGGGAATAGGTTCGTCACGCCCGAGCCCGCCGCCGGAATCCTGCACGGGACCACGCAGCGAAGCCTTTTCACCCACCTCGCGCAGCGCGGCTTCTCGACCGTGTACGAGCCGGTGCTCCTGAGCGACCTCAGAGCCGCGGATGCCGCGTGGTTGCTGTCGAGCGTCCGCCTGGCCGCGCCGATCTCGGCGGTTGACGGTGTCGACAAGTCCGTCGATCGCGATCTGACCGACGAGTTGAACGCTTACCTGCTCTCGCCGCGCGACTGA
- the pstB gene encoding phosphate ABC transporter ATP-binding protein PstB has translation MSKSIEVQDLNVYYSDFLAVEGVSIDIEPRSVTAFIGPSGCGKSTFLRTLNRMHEVIPGGHVKGRVLIDGDDLYGPGVDPVLVRRHVGMVFQRPNPFPTMSIRENVLAGAKLNDKRMSKSDADALVEKSLQGANLWNEVKDRLDKPGGGLSGGQQQRLCIARAIAVSPDVLLMDEPCSALDPISTFAIEELIGELKSEYTIVIVTHNMQQASRVSDKTAFFNIAGTGKPGKLIEYNDTSAIFTAPTVQATEDYVSGRFG, from the coding sequence ATGTCCAAGAGCATCGAGGTCCAGGACCTCAACGTCTACTACAGCGACTTCCTCGCGGTCGAGGGCGTCTCGATCGACATCGAGCCGCGTTCGGTCACCGCCTTCATCGGCCCCTCGGGCTGTGGGAAGTCCACGTTCCTGCGCACGCTGAATCGCATGCACGAGGTCATCCCGGGCGGACACGTCAAGGGCCGCGTGCTGATCGACGGTGACGACCTGTACGGCCCCGGGGTCGACCCGGTGCTCGTGCGCCGTCACGTCGGGATGGTCTTCCAGCGTCCGAACCCCTTCCCGACGATGTCGATCCGCGAGAACGTGCTGGCCGGCGCGAAGCTCAACGACAAGCGCATGTCGAAGAGCGACGCCGACGCCCTCGTCGAGAAGTCGCTGCAGGGCGCCAACCTCTGGAACGAGGTCAAGGACCGCCTCGACAAGCCGGGCGGCGGCCTTTCCGGTGGTCAGCAGCAGCGCCTGTGCATCGCCCGCGCGATCGCCGTTTCGCCCGACGTGCTGCTGATGGACGAGCCGTGCTCGGCCCTCGACCCCATCTCGACCTTCGCGATCGAGGAGCTGATCGGCGAGCTGAAGAGCGAGTACACGATCGTGATCGTGACGCACAACATGCAGCAGGCCTCGCGCGTGAGCGACAAGACGGCGTTCTTCAACATCGCCGGAACCGGCAAGCCCGGAAAGCTCATCGAGTACAACGACACCTCGGCGATCTTCACCGCCCCGACCGTCCAGGCGACCGAGGACTACGTCTCGGGACGCTTCGGATAA
- the pstA gene encoding phosphate ABC transporter permease PstA, protein MTASAVPSSAPLALTSGQLPRFIEPALLVGVAVVIAAVQFLFGGFNLALWLILTAVIYLIAIGVGSAIVENRRKAVDRIVRGLVTAAFLLALAPLVSTLWTVISKGLAVVNLQFITQVGGSSFDPNTLEVVATAGAWQAITGTLIITGIAALISVPVGVLAAVYLVEYALPTNPLRRTITFLVDVMTGIPSIVAGLFAFSLFSLIVGPKAFSGFSASIALCVLMIPIVIRSTEEMLRLVPADLREASLALGVPRSATIVKVVLRTAASGIITGVVLAVARVVGETAPIFIAASFTDNFNSNPFEGPMQTLPVMAYTAYSFPGQDIDASQANAWGAAFLLVVLVVIFNLIARIVAALFAPKSR, encoded by the coding sequence GTGACCGCCTCCGCCGTCCCGTCCTCGGCTCCCCTGGCCCTCACCAGCGGCCAGCTTCCGCGGTTCATCGAACCCGCGCTGCTCGTCGGCGTCGCCGTCGTCATCGCCGCGGTGCAGTTCCTCTTCGGGGGCTTCAACCTCGCGCTCTGGCTCATCCTGACCGCCGTGATCTACCTGATCGCGATCGGCGTCGGCTCCGCGATCGTCGAGAACCGTCGCAAGGCCGTGGACCGCATCGTCCGCGGGCTGGTCACCGCCGCGTTCCTTCTCGCCCTCGCACCGCTCGTGTCGACCCTGTGGACGGTGATCTCCAAGGGACTCGCCGTGGTGAACCTGCAGTTCATCACCCAGGTCGGCGGAAGCTCCTTCGATCCGAACACCCTCGAGGTCGTCGCGACCGCCGGTGCGTGGCAGGCCATCACCGGCACCCTGATCATCACGGGGATCGCCGCGCTCATCTCCGTCCCCGTCGGCGTCCTCGCGGCCGTCTACCTCGTCGAGTACGCGCTGCCGACCAACCCGCTGCGTCGCACGATAACCTTCCTCGTCGATGTGATGACCGGCATCCCCTCGATCGTCGCGGGTCTGTTCGCGTTCTCGCTGTTCAGCCTCATCGTGGGTCCGAAGGCGTTCAGCGGGTTCTCGGCATCCATCGCCCTGTGCGTGCTGATGATCCCCATCGTCATCCGCTCGACCGAAGAGATGCTGCGCCTGGTGCCGGCCGACCTGCGCGAAGCGTCGCTCGCCCTCGGCGTCCCCCGCTCGGCGACGATCGTCAAGGTCGTGCTGCGGACGGCGGCCTCGGGCATCATCACCGGTGTCGTGCTGGCCGTGGCGCGCGTCGTGGGTGAGACGGCACCGATCTTCATCGCCGCCAGCTTCACCGACAACTTCAACTCCAACCCCTTCGAGGGTCCGATGCAGACCCTGCCGGTCATGGCGTACACCGCGTACAGCTTCCCCGGGCAAGACATCGACGCCTCTCAGGCCAACGCCTGGGGCGCGGCTTTCCTCCTCGTCGTCCTCGTCGTCATCTTCAACCTGATCGCCCGGATCGTCGCGGCTCTGTTCGCACCGAAGTCCCGCTGA
- the pstC gene encoding phosphate ABC transporter permease subunit PstC yields the protein MTDTVSDAATDAATPSTPKASIVGKRRVGDTVFLGLSTTAAVSIMVILAGVAIFLIIRGLPAITANWSEGDLAGYQNRNWSSFWEYVGPLLFGSIWAALIAMVIGTPVAIGIALFISHYAPRKIAGALGYIVDLLAAVPSIVFGLWGIIVMRPLLLPVSQFLNEYLGWIPLFQGPVSTTGSTMFTGGVVLAVMILPIVTSITREIFLQTPRLHEEAALALGATRWEMIRLAVFPYARSGMVSATLLGLGRALGETMAIALIISPSLIYSVLLLTDGYNSQTIAANIALNFPIATDLQRSALIGTGLMLFVVSLAVNMLARYIISATGPGAKGRKRGKRS from the coding sequence GTGACTGACACCGTGAGTGACGCCGCGACCGACGCCGCGACACCGAGCACCCCGAAAGCCAGCATCGTCGGGAAGCGTCGCGTCGGCGACACCGTCTTCCTCGGCCTGTCGACCACGGCCGCCGTGTCGATCATGGTCATCCTCGCCGGTGTGGCCATCTTCCTGATCATCCGGGGCCTCCCGGCCATCACGGCGAACTGGAGCGAGGGCGACCTCGCCGGCTACCAGAACCGCAACTGGTCGAGCTTCTGGGAGTACGTCGGTCCGCTGCTCTTCGGCAGCATTTGGGCGGCGCTCATCGCGATGGTGATCGGAACCCCCGTCGCCATCGGCATCGCGCTGTTCATCTCGCACTACGCACCCCGCAAGATCGCCGGGGCGCTCGGCTACATCGTCGACCTGCTGGCCGCGGTGCCCTCGATCGTCTTCGGCCTCTGGGGCATCATCGTGATGCGCCCGCTCCTGCTGCCGGTGAGCCAGTTCCTCAACGAGTACCTCGGCTGGATCCCGCTCTTCCAGGGCCCCGTGTCGACCACCGGCTCCACGATGTTCACCGGTGGCGTCGTGCTCGCGGTCATGATCCTGCCGATCGTGACCTCGATCACCCGGGAGATCTTCCTGCAGACCCCGCGCCTGCACGAAGAAGCCGCTCTCGCCCTCGGTGCCACGCGCTGGGAGATGATCCGCCTGGCGGTCTTCCCCTACGCGCGCAGCGGCATGGTCTCGGCGACGCTGCTCGGTCTCGGCCGTGCCCTCGGCGAGACCATGGCCATCGCCCTGATCATCTCGCCGAGCCTCATCTACTCAGTGCTCCTGCTCACCGACGGCTACAACTCCCAGACCATCGCCGCCAACATCGCCCTGAACTTCCCGATCGCGACCGACCTGCAGCGCTCCGCGCTCATCGGCACGGGCCTCATGCTCTTCGTCGTGTCGCTCGCGGTCAACATGCTCGCGCGCTACATCATCTCGGCGACGGGACCAGGTGCGAAGGGCCGCAAGAGAGGAAAGCGCTCGTGA
- a CDS encoding PstS family phosphate ABC transporter substrate-binding protein, translated as MKLSRFVQLGAVAAVASLALAGCSSPSGSGDAAGTSASPTSSDVTATLDPNLTGTITAGGSSAQSNAQAAWTAAYNAQVKGVTVNYDKSQGSGGGVTNFLSGAYDFAGSDSPLNADQTAQSKALCTEGGVNIPIYLDGVAIIFNVPGVTDLKLSGETVAKIFALQITDWSDPAITKDNGTALPAGPITTVARSDGSGTTQNFTNYLAATQSSVWTSPAGKDWPIEGNVSKQKGGSGVVEAVKAGSGTIGYADHSAIGDLNAAAIIQDGTAIPYSAEAVTATFEAAAVDASNGVPGDLSKKFDYSKLTAETYPIPLVSYAVTCTTFKDTKQSELVKSYLGFVTSTTGQAVAAKNAGSAPLPDSVLSAAAETLAAIK; from the coding sequence GTGAAGCTCTCCCGATTCGTTCAGCTGGGCGCCGTGGCGGCCGTCGCCTCGCTCGCTCTCGCCGGCTGCTCCTCCCCCTCCGGCTCCGGCGACGCCGCGGGCACCTCGGCATCGCCGACCTCGTCCGACGTCACGGCCACGCTCGACCCGAACCTCACGGGCACGATCACCGCGGGTGGCTCGAGCGCCCAGTCCAACGCGCAGGCCGCCTGGACCGCCGCGTACAACGCGCAGGTCAAGGGCGTGACGGTCAACTACGACAAGTCGCAGGGCTCTGGCGGTGGTGTCACCAACTTCCTGAGCGGCGCGTACGACTTCGCCGGCTCGGACTCGCCCCTCAACGCCGACCAGACCGCGCAGTCGAAGGCTCTCTGCACCGAGGGTGGCGTGAACATCCCGATCTACCTCGACGGTGTCGCGATCATCTTCAACGTCCCCGGCGTGACCGACCTCAAGCTCTCGGGTGAGACCGTCGCGAAGATCTTCGCGCTGCAGATCACCGACTGGTCCGACCCGGCCATCACCAAGGACAACGGCACGGCTCTCCCCGCCGGCCCCATCACGACCGTCGCGCGTTCGGACGGCTCAGGCACCACGCAGAACTTCACGAACTACCTCGCCGCGACGCAGTCGTCGGTCTGGACCTCGCCCGCGGGCAAGGACTGGCCGATCGAGGGCAACGTGTCGAAGCAGAAGGGCGGCTCCGGCGTCGTCGAGGCGGTCAAGGCCGGCTCGGGCACCATCGGCTACGCCGACCACTCCGCCATCGGCGACCTGAACGCGGCCGCGATCATCCAGGACGGCACCGCGATCCCCTACAGCGCCGAGGCCGTCACCGCGACGTTCGAGGCCGCGGCCGTCGACGCCAGCAACGGCGTCCCGGGTGACCTGTCGAAGAAGTTCGACTACTCGAAGCTGACCGCCGAGACCTACCCGATCCCGCTCGTGTCGTACGCCGTCACCTGCACCACCTTCAAGGACACCAAGCAGTCCGAGCTCGTGAAGTCGTACCTCGGCTTCGTCACGAGCACCACGGGCCAGGCCGTCGCCGCGAAGAACGCCGGCTCCGCCCCGCTGCCGGACTCGGTCCTCTCGGCTGCTGCGGAGACGCTCGCGGCCATCAAGTAA
- a CDS encoding Pls/PosA family non-ribosomal peptide synthetase, which translates to MTTPASAAQAPLDRTSAAPHARTLIDLLADVASRHPEASAIDDGSGALSYRELLARVWKTAGALHAAGVRRGDRVGVRMPSGSKELYVSILAVMAAGAAYVPVDADDPDERARLVFGEAGVKGIIAGDGEFLADDDDLVRLYEGDAPHPSTNAVPIVAPPTVDDDAWIIFTSGSTGVPKGVAVSHRSAAAFVEAEARLFLQQDPLGPGDRVLAGLSVAFDASCEEMWLAWGHGACLVPAPRSLVRSGEDLAPWLLRQGITVVSTVPTLAAMWPADSIENVRLLIFGGEACPPELAARLVAEGREVWNTYGPTEATVVACAAPLDGTLPVRIGLPLDGWALAVVDAEGLPVAEGQVGELIIGGVGLARYLDPEKDAEKYAPMPTLGWERAYRSGDLVRFDSEGLVFQGRADDQVKVGGRRIELGEVESALQDLAGVSAATVAVRTTDAGVPVLVGYLVMDAGVDLDRGAARAALAERLPASTIPLLGVVDELPVRTSGKVDRAALPWPLPGVDAPAATDFSADELWLAEQWQAVLGLPVTERKADFFDLGGGSLAAAQLVSRIRARVPEFSVADIYDVPRLGAMAKALGPQLVDDTPAEFHRAAPTPRTTQWAQTLLGAPLFILAGVRWLLYLLTASAILQLLPGFEVLPTVPWPVLLVGLLVFATPFGRMAIAVASARLLLAGVRAGDYPRGGWVHIRLWLAEQIADQVDAVGLAGAPWVSYYARALGARIGRNVDLHALPPVTGMLVVGDGASIEPEVDLTGYWIDGDLVRIGEVRIGADATVGARSTLAPGTRIGRRAEIAPGSAVFGRVKADQSWAGSPAVRVGGTAKGWPGERPPAPTRWLWAYAASAVVLALLPLAAFTVGGLVIAQGIHGADSLGEATARAFAWLVPAVAVTGVVFAASVVLLVRLLSIGLVEGTFPVRSRVAWQAWSIERLLDAARTILFPLYSSLFTPVWLRLLGARVGRDVEASTVLLIPSMARIEDGAFLADDTMVASYELRAGWLRLGPVRIGKRAFLGNSGMAAPGHRVPRDGLVAVLSAAPLKAKPGSSWLGSPAVRLRRLSAEGDESRTYQPTPGLRLARTLWELCRFVPVVVTCGIGLAVLFALAALWHLVGPVWTLLLSGVVLLAAGAVAAAVSTAAKWAIVGVIRAGEQPLWSSFVWRTEVSDTFTEMVAAPWFARAASGTPALAVWLRSLGARIGTGVWCESYWLPEPDLVTLGDASTVNRGCVVQTHLFHDRIMSMDTVELEPGATLGPHSVVLPASTLGAHATVGPASLVMRGETVPVGSRWSGNPIGPWRAVKVRAYQSTS; encoded by the coding sequence GTGACGACACCCGCCTCCGCCGCGCAGGCGCCGCTCGATCGAACGAGCGCCGCCCCGCACGCACGCACGCTCATCGACCTTCTCGCCGACGTCGCGTCGCGGCATCCCGAGGCCTCGGCGATCGACGACGGTTCGGGCGCCCTCAGCTATCGCGAACTGCTCGCACGCGTCTGGAAGACCGCCGGTGCCCTCCACGCCGCCGGGGTGCGTCGCGGCGACCGCGTAGGCGTGCGCATGCCGTCGGGGTCGAAAGAGCTGTACGTGTCGATCCTCGCCGTGATGGCCGCCGGGGCGGCATACGTGCCGGTGGATGCCGACGATCCCGACGAACGCGCTCGTCTGGTGTTCGGCGAGGCGGGCGTGAAGGGCATCATCGCCGGCGACGGAGAGTTCCTTGCCGACGATGACGATCTGGTGCGCCTGTACGAGGGGGACGCTCCGCACCCGAGCACGAACGCCGTCCCGATCGTGGCCCCGCCCACGGTGGACGACGATGCGTGGATCATCTTCACCTCGGGATCGACCGGCGTTCCGAAGGGCGTGGCGGTGTCGCACCGCTCGGCGGCGGCCTTCGTCGAGGCCGAGGCGCGTCTTTTCCTCCAGCAGGATCCGCTCGGCCCCGGCGACCGCGTGCTCGCGGGGCTGTCCGTCGCCTTCGACGCCTCGTGCGAGGAGATGTGGCTCGCGTGGGGCCACGGCGCGTGCCTCGTCCCGGCCCCGCGCTCGCTCGTGCGCTCGGGCGAAGACCTCGCGCCCTGGCTGCTGCGCCAGGGCATCACCGTGGTCTCGACGGTGCCCACCCTCGCGGCGATGTGGCCGGCCGACTCGATCGAGAACGTGCGCCTGCTGATCTTCGGCGGTGAGGCGTGCCCGCCCGAGCTGGCGGCACGACTGGTCGCCGAGGGGCGCGAGGTGTGGAACACCTATGGACCCACCGAGGCGACGGTCGTCGCGTGTGCGGCACCGCTCGACGGCACCCTTCCCGTGCGTATCGGCCTGCCCCTCGACGGCTGGGCCCTGGCGGTCGTGGATGCCGAGGGCCTCCCCGTCGCGGAGGGCCAGGTCGGCGAGCTCATCATCGGCGGCGTCGGCCTCGCGCGGTACCTCGACCCCGAGAAGGATGCCGAGAAGTACGCCCCCATGCCCACGCTCGGTTGGGAGCGGGCGTACCGTTCCGGCGACCTCGTGCGCTTCGATTCCGAGGGACTCGTCTTCCAGGGCAGGGCCGACGATCAGGTCAAGGTCGGCGGGCGTCGCATCGAGCTCGGCGAGGTCGAGTCGGCGCTGCAGGACCTCGCCGGAGTCAGCGCCGCCACGGTCGCGGTGCGGACGACCGATGCCGGGGTCCCGGTGCTCGTGGGGTATCTGGTGATGGATGCCGGGGTCGACCTCGATCGCGGGGCGGCCCGTGCCGCGCTCGCCGAGCGTCTCCCCGCCTCGACGATCCCGCTGCTCGGCGTCGTCGACGAGCTCCCCGTGCGCACCTCGGGCAAGGTCGACCGCGCGGCCCTGCCGTGGCCCCTTCCCGGGGTCGACGCGCCCGCCGCGACGGACTTCTCCGCCGACGAACTCTGGCTGGCCGAGCAGTGGCAGGCTGTCCTCGGACTTCCGGTGACCGAGCGCAAGGCCGACTTCTTCGACCTCGGTGGAGGTTCTCTCGCCGCCGCGCAGTTGGTCTCGCGGATCCGCGCCCGGGTACCCGAGTTCTCCGTCGCGGACATCTACGACGTCCCGCGCCTCGGTGCGATGGCGAAGGCCCTGGGCCCGCAGCTCGTGGACGACACGCCCGCCGAGTTCCATCGGGCGGCGCCGACGCCCCGGACGACGCAGTGGGCGCAGACCCTCCTCGGGGCGCCCCTGTTCATCCTCGCCGGCGTGCGGTGGCTGCTGTACCTGTTGACCGCCTCGGCGATCCTGCAGCTCCTGCCGGGCTTCGAGGTGCTTCCGACCGTGCCCTGGCCCGTGCTGCTCGTCGGACTCCTGGTCTTCGCGACGCCGTTCGGGCGCATGGCGATCGCCGTGGCATCCGCCCGTCTCCTGCTCGCGGGGGTGCGCGCGGGCGACTACCCGCGCGGAGGTTGGGTGCACATCCGCCTGTGGCTCGCCGAGCAGATCGCCGACCAGGTGGATGCCGTGGGCCTCGCCGGTGCGCCCTGGGTGTCGTACTACGCCCGCGCGTTGGGCGCGCGCATCGGCCGCAACGTCGACCTGCACGCCCTGCCGCCCGTGACGGGGATGCTCGTCGTCGGCGACGGCGCCTCGATCGAGCCCGAGGTCGACCTCACGGGCTACTGGATCGACGGTGACCTCGTGCGCATCGGAGAGGTCCGTATCGGAGCGGATGCCACCGTGGGAGCGCGCTCGACCCTGGCGCCGGGAACGCGCATCGGTCGTCGCGCCGAGATCGCCCCCGGCTCTGCGGTCTTCGGCCGGGTCAAGGCGGATCAGTCCTGGGCCGGCTCGCCCGCCGTCCGCGTCGGCGGAACGGCGAAGGGCTGGCCCGGGGAGCGCCCGCCGGCTCCGACGCGCTGGCTGTGGGCGTACGCGGCGTCGGCCGTCGTGCTCGCGCTGCTCCCGCTCGCGGCGTTCACCGTCGGCGGTCTCGTGATCGCGCAGGGCATCCACGGGGCCGACAGCCTCGGTGAGGCGACCGCGCGGGCCTTCGCCTGGCTCGTGCCGGCGGTCGCGGTCACGGGCGTCGTGTTCGCGGCATCCGTTGTCCTTCTCGTACGGCTGCTCTCGATCGGTCTCGTCGAGGGGACGTTCCCCGTCCGCAGCCGGGTCGCGTGGCAGGCGTGGAGTATCGAAAGACTCCTGGATGCCGCGCGCACGATCCTCTTCCCGCTGTACTCCTCGCTCTTCACCCCCGTCTGGCTGCGCCTGCTCGGCGCCCGCGTCGGGCGTGACGTCGAGGCATCCACTGTCCTGTTGATCCCGTCGATGGCGCGCATCGAGGACGGAGCGTTCTTGGCCGACGACACGATGGTGGCGTCCTACGAGCTGCGCGCGGGGTGGCTCCGCCTCGGACCCGTCCGCATCGGCAAGCGCGCGTTCCTCGGCAACTCGGGGATGGCGGCTCCCGGACACCGTGTGCCCCGCGACGGTCTCGTCGCCGTCCTGTCGGCGGCGCCGCTGAAGGCGAAGCCCGGCTCGTCGTGGCTCGGTTCTCCGGCGGTGCGACTGCGACGCCTGTCGGCCGAGGGCGATGAGTCGCGCACGTACCAGCCGACCCCGGGCCTGCGTCTCGCGCGCACCCTGTGGGAGCTGTGTCGCTTCGTGCCCGTGGTGGTCACGTGCGGGATCGGCCTCGCGGTGCTGTTCGCGCTCGCCGCCCTGTGGCACCTCGTCGGACCTGTGTGGACCCTGCTGCTCTCGGGCGTCGTCCTGCTGGCGGCGGGCGCGGTCGCGGCGGCCGTGTCGACCGCGGCGAAGTGGGCGATCGTCGGGGTCATCCGTGCGGGAGAGCAGCCCCTGTGGTCGAGTTTCGTGTGGCGGACCGAGGTGTCCGACACCTTCACCGAGATGGTCGCGGCGCCGTGGTTCGCTCGCGCCGCGTCCGGCACGCCGGCGCTCGCGGTCTGGCTGCGCAGCCTCGGCGCGCGGATCGGCACGGGCGTGTGGTGCGAGAGCTACTGGCTGCCCGAGCCCGACCTCGTGACTCTCGGCGACGCGTCGACGGTGAACCGCGGGTGCGTCGTGCAGACGCACCTGTTCCATGATCGAATCATGAGTATGGACACCGTCGAGCTGGAACCCGGGGCGACACTCGGCCCGCACAGCGTGGTGCTGCCGGCATCCACTCTCGGCGCCCACGCCACCGTGGGCCCGGCTTCTCTGGTGATGCGCGGTGAGACCGTCCCGGTCGGCTCGCGCTGGAGCGGAAACCCCATCGGACCCTGGCGCGCGGTCAAGGTGCGCGCCTACCAGTCGACGTCGTGA
- a CDS encoding M1 family metallopeptidase — translation MSGGDPYAPQSGDASYDVEEYDLTLSYRVRTNRLEGVATITAVARQPIASFALDLVGLRATRVKVDGVAARHTSGPRALRVTPPRALASGAPFRVEVVYAGSPAPRRSRWGTVGWEELTDGALVAGQPTGAPTWFPCNDRPDNRARMRLEVTVDDGYTVAATGVAGATTRRGGRTTTTFTSAVPTATYLAAVHVGRYRTQVLAGSGVDVVPVVSVTAPPALTAAADRAFARVPDMLRVFDRLFGPYPQEACTLVVTADELEIPLEAQGLAVFGMNHLVPAAQRLVAHELAHQWFGNSVGIARWSDIWLNEGFACYAEWLWWDASGGPSIRASVVENHTRLAAKPQDLLLVDPGPDDMFDDRVYKRGALALHAVRRALGDDAFFALLRGWTADHRHGLVTTDDFRAAVERAGGADAAALLSRWIDHRELPTLR, via the coding sequence GTGAGCGGCGGCGACCCCTACGCCCCGCAGAGCGGGGATGCGTCGTACGACGTCGAGGAGTACGACCTCACCCTCAGCTACCGCGTGCGCACCAACCGGCTCGAGGGGGTGGCCACGATCACCGCTGTCGCCCGGCAGCCGATCGCCTCGTTCGCCCTCGACCTCGTCGGACTCCGCGCGACGCGCGTGAAGGTCGACGGCGTGGCCGCGCGTCACACGAGCGGTCCTCGCGCGCTGCGGGTCACCCCGCCGCGCGCCCTCGCCAGCGGTGCGCCGTTCCGCGTCGAGGTGGTCTACGCCGGTTCGCCGGCCCCGCGGCGCTCGCGCTGGGGGACCGTCGGGTGGGAGGAGCTGACCGACGGCGCTCTCGTCGCGGGACAGCCGACGGGCGCACCCACGTGGTTCCCCTGCAACGACCGGCCCGACAACCGCGCGCGCATGCGGCTGGAGGTCACGGTCGACGACGGATACACGGTCGCGGCCACCGGCGTCGCGGGGGCGACGACACGGCGCGGCGGCCGCACCACGACGACCTTCACGTCCGCTGTCCCGACCGCGACCTACCTCGCGGCGGTGCACGTCGGGCGCTACCGCACCCAGGTCCTGGCGGGAAGCGGCGTCGACGTGGTGCCCGTCGTCAGCGTGACCGCCCCGCCCGCGCTGACCGCGGCCGCCGACCGCGCCTTCGCCCGCGTCCCCGACATGCTGCGCGTGTTCGACAGGCTGTTCGGTCCGTACCCGCAGGAGGCGTGCACGCTCGTCGTCACCGCGGACGAGCTCGAGATCCCTCTCGAAGCGCAGGGACTGGCGGTGTTCGGCATGAACCACCTCGTCCCGGCGGCACAGCGGCTCGTCGCCCACGAACTCGCGCACCAGTGGTTCGGCAACAGCGTCGGCATCGCCCGGTGGAGCGACATCTGGCTGAACGAGGGTTTCGCCTGCTACGCGGAGTGGCTGTGGTGGGACGCCTCAGGTGGCCCCTCGATCCGGGCTTCCGTCGTCGAGAACCACACCCGGCTCGCCGCGAAGCCGCAGGATCTGCTGCTCGTCGATCCCGGGCCCGACGACATGTTCGACGATCGCGTCTACAAGCGCGGCGCTCTCGCGCTGCACGCGGTGCGTCGCGCGCTCGGCGACGACGCCTTCTTCGCGCTGCTGCGCGGCTGGACCGCCGACCACCGCCACGGTCTCGTCACGACCGACGACTTCCGCGCCGCGGTGGAGCGGGCCGGGGGAGCGGATGCCGCTGCCCTGCTGTCGCGGTGGATCGACCATCGCGAGCTGCCGACGCTGCGCTGA